Proteins encoded by one window of Paenibacillus sp. DCT19:
- a CDS encoding restriction endonuclease: MNWNENWTIWVIGCIAALLLFVWIIRRIIGRGQRIRREANPRKITIRDIDKMQDGSEFELYLFHLFQQMGYDEVHKTTSSRDFGADLVFTDRLGRRNVIQAKRYGANHPVGLSAVQEIFTSMRYYEADRSVVLTSARYTEACRTLAAVNGVKLLDREDLMDLITLFKSRRIEEAMELIEEEDHEPIETWQTRQKKATKAAK; this comes from the coding sequence ATGAATTGGAACGAAAATTGGACCATCTGGGTCATCGGCTGTATCGCTGCATTACTTCTATTTGTATGGATTATTCGCCGTATTATTGGGCGAGGGCAGCGCATACGCAGAGAAGCCAATCCCCGCAAAATTACAATTCGAGACATTGATAAAATGCAGGATGGATCGGAATTCGAGCTGTATCTATTTCATTTATTTCAACAGATGGGATATGACGAGGTGCACAAGACGACAAGCAGCCGAGATTTTGGAGCAGACCTCGTGTTTACCGACAGATTGGGTCGAAGAAATGTCATTCAAGCGAAGCGATATGGCGCTAACCATCCCGTAGGGCTAAGTGCTGTGCAGGAGATCTTTACATCCATGCGTTATTATGAAGCTGATCGTTCGGTTGTATTGACGTCGGCTAGATACACGGAGGCGTGTCGCACACTCGCTGCTGTGAATGGTGTAAAGTTACTGGATCGAGAAGATCTAATGGACTTAATTACTTTGTTCAAATCGAGAAGAATCGAAGAGGCGATGGAATTAATTGAGGAAGAGGATCACGAACCGATTGAAACGTGGCAAACCCGGCAAAAGAAAGCGACCAAAGCAGCAAAATAA
- a CDS encoding GlsB/YeaQ/YmgE family stress response membrane protein: protein MGWLWSLIIGGIIGWLAGLIVGRDIPGGVIGNIVAGFIGGWLGGVILGDMGPEMGGFFIVPALIGAIVLVAIVSLIFRSMGRSRG, encoded by the coding sequence ATGGGTTGGTTATGGTCATTAATTATCGGTGGTATCATTGGATGGTTGGCAGGACTTATCGTTGGTCGTGACATTCCCGGCGGTGTAATTGGTAACATCGTAGCTGGTTTCATCGGTGGATGGTTAGGTGGAGTCATTCTGGGAGATATGGGTCCAGAAATGGGCGGATTCTTCATCGTACCGGCATTAATCGGTGCTATCGTTCTGGTAGCCATCGTGAGCTTGATCTTCCGTTCTATGGGTCGTAGCCGCGGGTAA
- the fabV gene encoding enoyl-ACP reductase FabV, translated as MIIKPRTRGFICTTSHPVGCAAQVQEQIEYVKSQPEIKGPRNVLVIGASTGYGLASRVVSAFGAGANTIGIYRPSTSTDKRTASAGWYNSAAFETAAEQAGLQSYSITGDAFANETREKAVELIRSEFGQVDLVVYSVASARRVDPNTGEVFNSVLKPIGQSYTNKTVNFHTGEVSSVTLEPATEEEVRQTVTVMGGEDWELWIDALQQGGVLADHATTIAFSYIGPELTQAIYREGSIGQAKDHLEATAHKLNDRLSTTGGRAYVTVAKALVTQSSSAIPVVPLYISALYKIMKDKGLHEGCIEQLQRLFADRLYAGGDVPTDEQGRIRIDDWEMRDDVQEEVAKIWNELTTDNIYDLSDLEGYRKEFFQLFGFETDGVDYEADVDPNVEVPHLR; from the coding sequence ATGATTATTAAACCAAGAACACGTGGTTTTATCTGTACAACTTCCCATCCTGTAGGCTGTGCTGCACAGGTGCAGGAACAGATTGAATACGTTAAATCCCAGCCTGAAATTAAAGGTCCGCGTAATGTGCTCGTCATCGGCGCTTCAACTGGATATGGACTGGCTTCACGCGTGGTCTCTGCCTTCGGAGCAGGTGCCAATACAATCGGTATTTACCGCCCAAGCACGTCCACAGACAAACGTACAGCTTCCGCAGGTTGGTACAATTCTGCCGCGTTTGAGACAGCAGCCGAACAAGCCGGTCTTCAATCGTACAGCATTACGGGCGACGCATTTGCAAACGAAACGAGAGAGAAAGCTGTTGAACTGATCCGTAGCGAATTCGGTCAAGTGGATCTCGTTGTATACAGCGTTGCTTCCGCACGCCGCGTTGATCCCAATACAGGTGAAGTGTTCAACTCCGTTCTGAAACCGATTGGACAATCGTACACGAACAAAACGGTTAACTTCCATACGGGTGAGGTTAGTTCAGTTACCTTGGAACCAGCAACCGAAGAAGAAGTTCGCCAGACCGTAACCGTCATGGGCGGAGAAGACTGGGAACTGTGGATCGATGCATTGCAACAAGGCGGCGTACTAGCTGATCATGCTACAACGATCGCGTTCTCTTACATCGGACCAGAACTTACGCAAGCCATCTACCGTGAAGGCTCCATTGGTCAGGCGAAAGATCATTTGGAAGCGACAGCGCACAAGCTGAATGATCGTTTGAGTACTACGGGTGGGCGTGCTTACGTTACCGTTGCCAAAGCATTAGTAACTCAATCCAGCTCAGCTATTCCGGTTGTACCGTTGTATATTTCCGCATTGTACAAAATCATGAAAGATAAAGGATTGCATGAGGGCTGCATCGAGCAATTACAGCGTCTCTTCGCGGATCGTCTCTATGCAGGTGGCGATGTGCCAACCGATGAACAAGGTCGCATTCGCATTGACGATTGGGAGATGAGAGACGACGTGCAGGAGGAAGTTGCGAAGATCTGGAACGAGCTGACCACCGATAATATCTATGATCTGTCTGATCTCGAAGGTTACCGTAAAGAGTTCTTCCAACTGTTTGGTTTCGAAACCGACGGCGTAGATTACGAAGCAGATGTTGATCCTAATGTAGAGGTTCCACACCTTCGCTAA
- a CDS encoding helix-turn-helix domain-containing protein: MQFHGKKVYVLESIRRLKRLALEGKQHLQTASPWMLVGVTGSGMVHTEHHSYALIPDSAILGEPGTIELQTMKHGGEWEMIWVEIAPLQLMNQPNEAQKRNTWERETDRPTSCYVVHAEELAVLSNRLHTLAIEQIETERGYLEAHILLQQMLLWWIDHREKEQASLLTTDQVMVEVKHFMEDHYMDIITRDELAVQAGITPAYFSVRFKKSFDVTPSIYLDRLRVHRAIELLLEGEHTDLTEIARLSGFSDAWYLSKRFRKMMGISPSAFKQQFVPQLVASLSYPLTHHLFACGVFPQVASFNSMGEEFDEKVRELVAELPRTLSVQAQAEFLAQYAPEIILSYDNEKWQNRLRALAPVVHVPWLSMNWREHMMTLARLFGKESNASEYIQELDNRAAHIRNQLHSRISPDTRISVFKIAHEHCYLYGNRDVGCIFYELLEYEPHPYVRRCLDQNANFHSVEIGMEQMVDFRGQLNVVVLYPGGRSKLTF; the protein is encoded by the coding sequence ATGCAGTTTCACGGTAAAAAGGTGTATGTGCTTGAATCAATCAGACGTTTGAAGAGGCTGGCGCTTGAAGGAAAGCAGCATCTTCAGACGGCTTCTCCGTGGATGCTTGTGGGGGTAACAGGTAGCGGTATGGTGCATACAGAACATCACAGCTATGCTTTGATTCCAGACAGCGCCATTCTTGGAGAGCCGGGAACCATCGAACTGCAGACCATGAAGCATGGTGGAGAGTGGGAGATGATCTGGGTGGAGATTGCCCCACTTCAGCTTATGAACCAACCGAATGAGGCGCAGAAGAGGAATACATGGGAACGAGAAACAGATCGTCCAACTAGCTGCTATGTTGTTCATGCAGAAGAACTGGCGGTGCTTTCTAATCGTCTGCACACTCTTGCCATCGAACAGATCGAGACTGAGCGAGGCTATCTGGAAGCGCATATTCTTTTGCAACAAATGCTTCTATGGTGGATAGATCATAGGGAAAAAGAACAAGCCTCTCTTCTGACCACGGATCAGGTTATGGTTGAGGTTAAGCACTTTATGGAAGACCATTACATGGATATCATTACTAGAGACGAACTGGCCGTTCAAGCAGGAATTACACCAGCCTATTTCTCGGTTAGATTCAAAAAAAGTTTTGATGTAACGCCTTCGATTTACTTGGATCGCTTACGTGTGCATCGCGCCATTGAACTACTATTGGAAGGAGAACATACCGATCTTACGGAAATTGCGAGATTGTCTGGGTTCAGCGATGCTTGGTATTTGAGCAAACGGTTTCGTAAAATGATGGGCATTTCCCCTTCGGCTTTTAAACAACAATTTGTGCCTCAACTTGTGGCATCTCTTAGCTACCCGCTTACACATCATTTGTTCGCGTGTGGTGTGTTTCCCCAAGTGGCTAGCTTTAATAGTATGGGTGAGGAATTCGATGAGAAGGTCCGTGAGCTGGTAGCAGAATTACCAAGAACGTTATCTGTCCAAGCGCAGGCTGAGTTTTTGGCGCAGTATGCTCCGGAGATTATTTTAAGCTACGATAATGAAAAATGGCAAAATCGGTTACGAGCGCTAGCTCCAGTTGTACATGTTCCCTGGCTTTCGATGAATTGGCGTGAGCACATGATGACGTTGGCTAGACTTTTTGGCAAGGAGAGCAACGCATCTGAATACATACAGGAACTGGATAACCGGGCGGCACATATTCGCAATCAGCTCCACTCCCGTATCTCTCCTGATACCCGGATTAGCGTGTTCAAAATCGCCCATGAGCATTGTTACCTATACGGTAATCGTGATGTAGGCTGCATTTTCTATGAACTTTTGGAGTATGAACCGCATCCCTACGTTCGGCGGTGTTTGGATCAGAACGCGAATTTTCATAGCGTAGAGATCGGCATGGAACAAATGGTTGATTTTAGAGGACAGTTGAATGTTGTTGTATTGTACCCTGGCGGGAGGAGCAAATTGACTTTTTGA
- a CDS encoding PQQ-binding-like beta-propeller repeat protein, which yields MHTLNKRNTKTWAALILSGMLLFSMNTPSYAATSSEALTKPSWTSSSLMLSEVNAQEDVRVKEIHAVPSKNLVYVHSYQPVTKINSKTTLDWNLDSLQALDATTGKLKWNVIFHEKSGPYTTYSNSLYADNGTAYVYMEYSDGTKKVYSYNTSGKTNWVKTVNAPSNLYLMNNGTLMIASSTGPLSNGSVRSSISLYDAKGKLITAKTINGAVLKAGNDRIVVDASKQTKVGNNWQQAGNPKVEIYDLTLNRLSFYQFPANANTIGDGGGESLAILEDGSVIMRANFDNTGNKLMGFGSDGKLAWGRSIAGNAFVQTAGNGYTVFTGQKLELYTMKGKVTERMFKDQQDVLTVVEHTQDGNYKIDFANTGYILDPTTLESIHEYTFTSSPEDMKGYSTYTDDMIYTFKDEALSKYVLNTASN from the coding sequence TTGCACACACTTAACAAACGAAATACCAAAACATGGGCTGCCCTCATTCTTAGCGGCATGCTCCTCTTCAGCATGAATACACCAAGCTACGCAGCAACTTCGTCGGAAGCGTTGACCAAGCCTTCCTGGACTTCCTCATCGCTCATGCTCTCTGAAGTGAACGCTCAGGAAGACGTTAGAGTTAAGGAGATTCACGCCGTGCCCTCCAAAAATCTCGTGTACGTGCACTCTTATCAGCCTGTAACCAAAATCAACAGCAAAACGACGCTGGATTGGAATCTGGACTCACTCCAGGCACTGGATGCTACAACAGGTAAACTGAAGTGGAATGTTATTTTCCATGAGAAAAGTGGCCCTTATACTACATACTCCAATTCATTGTACGCCGATAACGGAACAGCCTATGTATACATGGAATATTCCGATGGAACGAAAAAAGTGTATTCCTACAATACATCCGGTAAAACGAACTGGGTCAAAACGGTAAACGCGCCATCTAACTTATATCTAATGAATAATGGCACGTTAATGATCGCTTCCAGCACGGGGCCTCTATCAAATGGTTCTGTTCGTTCATCCATTTCACTCTATGACGCAAAGGGCAAGCTGATCACAGCGAAAACCATCAATGGGGCTGTGCTAAAAGCAGGGAATGACCGCATCGTTGTAGACGCCAGCAAACAGACCAAAGTAGGCAACAACTGGCAGCAAGCAGGGAATCCGAAAGTTGAAATTTATGATCTCACGTTGAATCGTCTTTCCTTCTATCAATTCCCTGCGAACGCTAACACGATCGGAGACGGTGGCGGCGAATCGCTGGCAATCCTGGAAGATGGCTCAGTGATTATGCGTGCCAATTTCGACAATACAGGCAATAAACTCATGGGCTTTGGTTCAGATGGTAAACTTGCCTGGGGTCGATCCATTGCCGGCAATGCCTTTGTGCAAACGGCAGGTAACGGATATACCGTGTTTACAGGACAGAAGCTTGAACTGTATACGATGAAAGGCAAAGTAACGGAGCGCATGTTCAAGGATCAGCAAGATGTATTAACTGTCGTAGAACACACACAGGATGGAAATTACAAGATTGATTTTGCTAACACAGGGTATATTCTTGATCCTACGACGTTGGAAAGCATTCACGAATATACATTTACCTCATCTCCTGAAGATATGAAGGGTTACTCCACCTATACGGATGATATGATATATACCTTCAAGGACGAGGCACTGTCTAAGTATGTCCTGAACACAGCGAGTAATTAA
- a CDS encoding XRE family transcriptional regulator: protein MLKERIEFLSKKKQISRKDLVDGLVTQAHFANILAERYALPEDLAEAIAERLGVQPSYLLLAAAQDEETLSRAEGIFDQLSVAASAIPEEKVHELDDRDDTLTVELTTALMKAVYYQQLNDASAHEYIHSSYLNFYLEKYGRPDDSDLPRPLYKALLYYKIQYYRSKHAFVEVLTHATRLSSLLLQGSEFWLSMQNIKMEAYIQVRQYEEAKQVFEQTMRHVVDQRLFHRLSGLYVAYSGYCFTMGLVQEALSALTMAEANLVYTSNQGELMTAIANNRIVMLTISGELDQAMTEIERFESLLQQESEETQHGMKPLILIYRCEIALARKDWGMLALSVDQLLHCATTQDQQMSGIFYQSQLALSHGDQSVFMERASACLPYFESAQHFLRLEHLYEGLAVVSEDQRKYKEAAIYYKKLVYLLRNK, encoded by the coding sequence ATGCTCAAGGAACGAATTGAATTTCTAAGTAAAAAGAAACAAATCTCGCGCAAGGATCTTGTGGATGGCCTGGTCACCCAGGCACACTTTGCTAATATTTTGGCAGAACGCTACGCACTTCCTGAAGACTTGGCAGAAGCCATCGCAGAGCGGTTGGGGGTACAGCCATCGTACCTATTACTAGCTGCTGCACAGGATGAAGAGACACTTTCGCGTGCCGAAGGGATCTTTGACCAGTTGTCGGTTGCCGCCTCGGCGATCCCAGAGGAGAAGGTGCATGAACTGGATGACCGAGATGATACACTTACGGTGGAGTTAACCACTGCGTTAATGAAGGCAGTCTATTACCAGCAATTAAACGATGCGTCTGCACATGAATATATACATAGCTCATATCTGAACTTCTATCTGGAGAAGTACGGTCGTCCGGATGATTCGGATCTACCGCGCCCATTATACAAGGCATTATTATATTACAAAATACAATATTATCGTTCTAAACATGCTTTTGTGGAGGTTCTTACACACGCGACTCGCCTTAGTTCGTTGCTTCTTCAAGGAAGCGAGTTTTGGTTGTCAATGCAGAACATCAAGATGGAAGCGTACATTCAGGTCAGACAGTATGAAGAGGCCAAGCAGGTGTTTGAGCAGACGATGCGTCATGTCGTAGATCAGCGATTATTTCATCGTTTATCTGGACTATATGTGGCTTATAGTGGATATTGCTTCACCATGGGGCTTGTGCAAGAGGCACTCTCAGCGCTGACGATGGCGGAGGCAAACTTGGTGTACACCAGCAATCAGGGGGAGCTGATGACCGCTATTGCGAACAATCGGATCGTCATGCTGACGATATCAGGTGAGCTGGATCAGGCCATGACTGAAATTGAAAGATTCGAGTCGCTGTTGCAACAGGAATCAGAAGAAACGCAGCACGGTATGAAGCCGCTCATTCTCATTTATCGCTGTGAAATCGCCTTGGCACGCAAAGATTGGGGCATGCTTGCGCTAAGTGTGGATCAACTGCTGCACTGTGCGACGACGCAGGATCAGCAGATGAGTGGAATCTTTTATCAAAGCCAGCTTGCGCTATCCCATGGGGATCAAAGTGTATTTATGGAACGAGCTTCGGCATGTCTACCTTATTTTGAATCCGCACAGCATTTCCTAAGGCTGGAGCATTTATATGAAGGGCTAGCTGTTGTGTCAGAGGATCAGCGAAAGTACAAAGAAGCGGCGATATATTATAAGAAGCTGGTTTATCTGTTGCGTAATAAATAG
- a CDS encoding N-acetyltransferase, with protein MNIRLLQMHDQPAVLAMMKDHDFQFPLFIREQYPERWETYVNMMDEYFSAYYVMTDESDVAIGHAGYIFQPNINSYEIVGVVTSKAHLRQGVACALISKICTKINEFGCSEVVLYTLDHEKNQAALLFYERLNFQRELLDMNYYASGFHRLALVRTL; from the coding sequence ATGAATATTCGCCTTTTGCAAATGCATGACCAACCAGCAGTACTAGCAATGATGAAGGATCATGACTTTCAATTCCCATTGTTCATACGTGAGCAATATCCTGAACGCTGGGAGACATATGTAAATATGATGGATGAGTATTTCAGCGCTTATTATGTCATGACTGACGAATCCGATGTTGCTATAGGTCATGCTGGCTATATATTTCAACCTAATATAAATAGCTATGAAATTGTTGGCGTGGTTACCAGTAAAGCACATCTTCGACAAGGTGTTGCGTGTGCTCTGATCTCCAAAATTTGTACAAAAATAAACGAATTCGGCTGTAGCGAGGTCGTACTTTATACACTTGATCATGAAAAAAATCAAGCAGCGCTCTTATTCTACGAACGACTGAACTTTCAAAGGGAACTTCTTGATATGAACTATTATGCCTCCGGGTTTCATCGACTCGCACTTGTTAGAACGCTTTAG
- a CDS encoding ABC transporter substrate-binding protein, whose protein sequence is MHWIKKSIFGGCMAILLLIISACTGSETTSTVTNGTGNDSVAVEQTAMKSVNTVNGEVLIPKAPQRVVATYYVGELSALGIKPVGTVTRLLGEASPNLAKFTEGVVDIGETPNLEAIAGLQPDLIIATDFDGIDYETYAKIAPTVIVPWSSDDVWNNLRTFANIFGKEKEAEDFIKDYDMQAVAAKESVQDVIQADETLSIIRFFGKSIRVYGGRDIGHAFYNGLGIKPSELILEEMEKNPNFTSTEDVSLEEIAKYAADRMVVVVTDSDGDNAYKEAQKLAIWSELPAVKNNKVYEIPAKTWFTYDPISVGVTLEEAVHVLTGAVN, encoded by the coding sequence ATGCATTGGATAAAAAAATCGATTTTTGGTGGCTGTATGGCAATACTTCTGCTGATTATTTCAGCATGCACTGGGTCTGAGACAACAAGTACCGTAACAAATGGAACCGGAAATGACTCTGTAGCGGTAGAACAGACCGCAATGAAAAGTGTAAACACGGTGAACGGAGAGGTGCTTATTCCAAAGGCTCCGCAGCGTGTTGTTGCCACATATTATGTAGGTGAATTGAGCGCTTTAGGCATTAAACCGGTTGGAACGGTTACCCGCCTATTAGGCGAAGCAAGTCCCAATCTGGCCAAGTTCACCGAAGGCGTGGTGGATATAGGCGAAACGCCGAATCTCGAGGCCATCGCTGGACTCCAGCCCGATTTAATTATAGCTACTGACTTTGACGGGATCGATTATGAGACCTATGCCAAAATTGCTCCTACTGTAATCGTCCCATGGAGCAGTGATGATGTATGGAACAATTTGCGTACGTTTGCCAATATATTCGGTAAGGAAAAAGAAGCTGAGGACTTTATTAAAGATTATGATATGCAAGCTGTTGCAGCGAAAGAGAGTGTACAGGATGTTATTCAGGCTGATGAAACATTGTCCATTATTCGATTCTTCGGGAAATCCATTCGTGTGTACGGAGGAAGAGATATCGGTCATGCCTTCTACAATGGGTTGGGTATAAAGCCATCTGAGCTCATTTTGGAAGAGATGGAGAAAAATCCAAACTTCACTAGCACAGAGGATGTTTCACTTGAAGAAATTGCGAAATATGCTGCCGATCGGATGGTTGTAGTGGTCACCGATTCTGATGGTGATAACGCGTATAAAGAAGCACAAAAACTTGCGATCTGGTCAGAGTTGCCGGCGGTCAAAAATAATAAAGTATATGAAATACCCGCAAAAACCTGGTTTACGTATGATCCGATCTCGGTAGGCGTGACGTTGGAAGAAGCGGTTCACGTGTTAACAGGAGCAGTTAATTAA
- a CDS encoding TerC family protein, with protein sequence MELSLLLEYGWVLAVLVVLEGLLAADNALVLAIMVKHLPDDKRKKALFYGLLGAFIFRLGSLFLISFLVDVWQVQAIGALYLLYISINHIVKKILGSRNKTDEAADQTPKKPKKQAGFWMTVFKVEVADIAFAVDSILAAVALAVALPPSGLAPIGGLDGGQFIVIFLGGFIGLVIMRFAASFFVKLLHSRPGLEVAAFVIVGWVGVKLSVITLAHPSLGVLDEHFPENKIWKFGFYIVLIAIAVCGWFFSSKVPEKENENPVEELEQQAGK encoded by the coding sequence TTGGAGTTATCATTATTATTGGAGTATGGATGGGTTCTCGCCGTCTTAGTTGTCCTGGAGGGATTGCTGGCAGCAGATAATGCATTAGTGCTCGCAATCATGGTCAAACACTTACCAGATGATAAACGCAAAAAGGCGTTGTTTTATGGTTTGTTAGGAGCATTTATATTCCGTTTGGGATCGTTGTTCCTAATTTCGTTCCTCGTTGATGTGTGGCAGGTTCAGGCGATTGGTGCACTGTACCTCTTGTATATCTCCATCAACCATATCGTCAAGAAGATTTTGGGTAGTCGTAACAAAACAGATGAAGCGGCAGATCAGACACCGAAGAAACCCAAGAAACAAGCTGGCTTCTGGATGACCGTCTTCAAAGTTGAAGTAGCAGATATTGCATTTGCTGTAGACTCGATCTTGGCCGCTGTTGCTCTTGCTGTTGCGTTGCCGCCAAGTGGATTAGCACCAATTGGTGGTCTCGACGGCGGACAGTTTATCGTTATTTTCTTGGGCGGATTCATTGGTCTCGTGATTATGCGATTTGCAGCTTCATTCTTCGTTAAATTGCTGCACTCCCGTCCAGGACTTGAAGTAGCTGCGTTTGTCATCGTAGGTTGGGTTGGGGTTAAGCTTTCAGTTATCACACTTGCCCATCCTTCCCTCGGTGTACTGGATGAGCATTTCCCGGAAAATAAAATTTGGAAATTCGGATTCTATATTGTCCTGATTGCGATTGCCGTTTGCGGCTGGTTCTTCTCTTCCAAAGTACCGGAAAAAGAGAACGAAAATCCGGTCGAAGAGTTGGAGCAACAAGCAGGAAAGTAA
- the msrA gene encoding peptide-methionine (S)-S-oxide reductase MsrA: MEKATFAGGCFWCMVTPFEEQPGIHGIISGYTGGHVDNPTYEQVKTGETGHIEVVEITFDPEVFPYERLLELYWPQIDPTDDGGQFQDRGSQYRTAIFVHNERQRELAEQSKQAVASSGRFNQPIVTEIRDAVVFYPAEDYHQDYHKKNEKHYKEDRAISGRDEFIEENWK; this comes from the coding sequence GTGGAGAAAGCTACATTTGCTGGAGGTTGCTTCTGGTGTATGGTTACACCGTTTGAAGAGCAACCGGGCATACATGGTATCATATCCGGCTATACCGGCGGTCACGTCGATAATCCAACATATGAGCAGGTCAAAACAGGAGAGACGGGACATATTGAAGTGGTGGAAATCACGTTTGATCCTGAGGTATTCCCTTATGAACGATTACTGGAATTATATTGGCCTCAGATTGACCCTACCGATGATGGCGGACAGTTCCAGGATCGGGGTTCACAATACCGAACAGCCATTTTTGTGCATAATGAACGTCAACGTGAACTTGCAGAACAATCCAAACAGGCGGTAGCATCCAGCGGTCGCTTCAATCAACCGATTGTAACAGAGATTCGTGATGCAGTAGTGTTTTACCCAGCAGAGGACTACCATCAAGACTACCACAAGAAAAACGAGAAGCATTATAAAGAAGACCGTGCGATATCTGGGCGCGATGAATTCATTGAAGAGAATTGGAAATAA
- a CDS encoding AAA family ATPase codes for MTVHKEHVKETNSTRAIYAFDEHNDGRIEGYSAYARLIRGISEALYERYGTRYELFASDDPNSEYWDLLKEDLRSENSEVELVARIFDDLELRTLHYDDEGDMPSYGVHYSIRNNVFAYPSWGVALVRIPFFRDNGIYNEDFVFAIGEEELKQFLGSVRERERQQNMKKVTVYTDARNGSDRHSESITRSVTRDEVVLSPQIKQDIFRSLDQFFEADRSFYRDYDIPYKRGILLYGHPGNGKTTLVKSIAGSIPGPAAYWQITEYTNSESVRDVFDAAKRLAPMVLIIEDIDSMPEEVRSFFLNTLDGATSKEGIFLIGTTNYPEKIDPGLMNRAGRFDRAYEIPMPDEALRLQYLQQRGFAVFAGEEGTKEAARLTDTFSLAQLGELYVSTALEWHQNGETDMVKIIQAMRGELDKSHKHNWMTQPGKGRAGFY; via the coding sequence ATGACAGTACACAAGGAACATGTGAAGGAAACAAATTCAACGAGAGCAATTTATGCCTTCGACGAACATAATGATGGTAGAATTGAAGGATATTCAGCATATGCACGTCTTATTCGCGGCATTTCGGAGGCGCTCTATGAGCGATATGGAACTCGTTATGAACTGTTTGCGAGCGATGATCCCAATAGTGAATATTGGGATCTGCTGAAAGAGGATCTACGTAGCGAGAATTCTGAAGTGGAGCTTGTCGCTCGAATCTTCGATGATTTGGAGCTGCGTACATTGCATTATGATGACGAGGGAGATATGCCATCTTATGGTGTGCATTACTCCATCCGCAACAATGTGTTTGCTTATCCAAGCTGGGGTGTGGCGCTTGTACGCATTCCTTTTTTCCGGGACAATGGAATATATAACGAGGACTTTGTTTTTGCCATCGGCGAAGAAGAGCTGAAGCAATTTCTCGGCAGTGTGCGTGAGCGTGAACGACAGCAAAATATGAAAAAAGTAACGGTGTACACCGATGCGCGCAATGGCAGTGACCGTCATTCAGAGTCGATTACTCGTTCAGTGACCAGAGATGAGGTGGTATTATCGCCACAGATCAAACAAGATATTTTCCGCTCATTGGATCAGTTCTTCGAAGCGGATCGCTCCTTCTATCGGGATTACGATATCCCTTACAAACGTGGAATTCTCCTCTACGGTCATCCGGGTAACGGTAAGACGACATTGGTCAAATCGATTGCGGGAAGCATTCCAGGGCCTGCCGCTTATTGGCAGATCACGGAATACACGAATAGTGAATCGGTACGTGATGTGTTCGATGCGGCGAAGCGTCTAGCACCGATGGTACTAATTATTGAGGATATCGATTCCATGCCGGAGGAGGTACGTTCATTCTTCCTGAACACGCTGGATGGTGCGACGTCCAAAGAAGGTATTTTCTTAATTGGGACAACGAATTATCCAGAGAAAATAGATCCGGGTCTGATGAACCGTGCCGGACGTTTCGACCGTGCGTATGAGATTCCAATGCCAGATGAAGCATTGCGCCTGCAATATTTGCAGCAGCGGGGCTTCGCAGTGTTCGCTGGTGAGGAAGGCACGAAGGAAGCAGCGCGTTTGACGGATACCTTTTCACTCGCACAGCTAGGAGAATTGTATGTTAGTACAGCATTGGAATGGCACCAGAACGGAGAGACAGATATGGTGAAGATCATTCAAGCCATGCGTGGTGAGTTGGACAAGAGCCACAAGCATAATTGGATGACGCAGCCTGGCAAAGGACGTGCTGGTTTTTATTGA